The Pseudomonas eucalypticola genome has a window encoding:
- a CDS encoding transporter substrate-binding domain-containing protein, giving the protein MLKRFAVAILSVLCVVGAALPVQARPLDEILKSGVLRVGVLPNSPPQSALGSDNELEGFDIDVARKLAESLGVKPEFVMTEIAQRVPFLISDRIDVCLGGLTRTVERAKLIGYTVPLHTESMGVLTTDKVHVDNWKQLNDAKYTLVLIRGVWTADFLKQNLPNAKILYVDTMADTIRSIAQGRADALVENIEFYVPFTKNYPDTHWVTMPEALNTSYDGIGVAQNNTALRDLLNVALYNLHTSGFINKTWEQWFKAPMLVKVDPTPYF; this is encoded by the coding sequence ATGCTCAAGCGATTTGCCGTTGCGATCCTCAGTGTGCTGTGTGTGGTGGGAGCCGCGCTGCCGGTCCAGGCAAGGCCCCTGGATGAAATTCTCAAAAGCGGCGTGCTGCGGGTCGGCGTACTGCCCAATTCACCCCCACAGTCGGCGCTGGGCAGCGACAACGAGCTGGAGGGCTTCGACATCGACGTGGCCAGGAAATTGGCCGAAAGCCTGGGGGTCAAGCCCGAATTCGTGATGACCGAGATTGCCCAGCGCGTGCCCTTTCTGATCAGCGACCGCATCGACGTCTGCCTGGGCGGCCTGACCCGTACGGTGGAACGCGCCAAACTGATCGGTTACACCGTGCCGCTACACACCGAGTCCATGGGCGTGCTGACCACCGACAAGGTCCACGTCGACAACTGGAAGCAACTCAACGACGCCAAATACACCCTGGTGCTGATCCGCGGCGTGTGGACCGCGGACTTCCTCAAGCAGAACCTGCCCAACGCCAAGATCCTCTACGTCGACACCATGGCCGACACCATCCGCTCCATCGCCCAGGGGCGCGCCGATGCCCTGGTGGAAAACATCGAGTTCTACGTGCCCTTCACCAAGAACTACCCCGACACCCACTGGGTGACCATGCCCGAGGCGCTGAACACCAGCTACGACGGCATCGGCGTGGCGCAGAACAACACCGCCCTGCGCGATCTGCTCAACGTGGCGCTGTACAACCTGCACACCAGCGGCTTCATCAACAAGACCTGGGAGCAGTGGTTCAAGGCCCCGATGCTGGTGAAAGTCGACCCCACCCCGTACTTCTGA
- a CDS encoding amino acid ABC transporter permease has protein sequence MHYSLQFGEILRHWPDLLTGALTTLLVAFVAFWTGVSIGLGGALAQRHGRPWLRRTVRAYVVFFTNTPSLIQLFVLFYGLPDVGIVLSPMQAVLIGLSLNAGAYLTDIFRGGLASVRQAELEAAATLNMNAWQRFRYVTLPHLAQTLYPMLSNFFIWIVLGSSIGGLFGVDELAGKAIEISSTTLRSIEAFSVAAALYVVLTFIASLFLYAVGYCCLRVRARFI, from the coding sequence ATGCATTACTCGCTGCAGTTCGGTGAAATACTCCGGCACTGGCCGGACCTGCTGACAGGTGCCCTTACCACCTTGCTGGTGGCCTTCGTGGCGTTCTGGACAGGCGTGTCGATCGGCCTGGGCGGCGCCCTCGCCCAGCGCCACGGCCGGCCATGGCTGCGCCGCACGGTACGCGCCTACGTGGTGTTCTTCACCAATACGCCGTCGCTGATCCAGCTGTTCGTGCTGTTCTACGGGCTGCCGGACGTAGGCATCGTGCTGTCGCCGATGCAGGCGGTGCTAATCGGCTTGTCGTTGAACGCCGGTGCGTACCTCACCGATATTTTCCGCGGCGGTCTGGCTTCCGTGCGTCAAGCGGAACTGGAAGCGGCCGCCACCTTGAACATGAACGCCTGGCAGCGCTTTCGCTACGTCACCCTGCCGCACCTTGCACAGACGCTGTACCCCATGCTGTCGAACTTCTTCATCTGGATCGTGCTGGGTAGCTCGATCGGAGGCCTGTTCGGCGTGGATGAGCTAGCGGGCAAGGCCATCGAGATCAGCTCCACCACGCTGCGCAGTATCGAGGCGTTCAGCGTGGCCGCGGCTCTGTACGTGGTGTTGACGTTCATCGCCAGCCTGTTCCTGTACGCCGTGGGCTACTGCTGCCTGCGCGTTCGCGCGAGGTTTATCTGA
- a CDS encoding amino acid ABC transporter permease, giving the protein MLPLSVQLQQLFSGFTFTFLLQAACSTLALAVAGCSCGLVMGLLVACLRRSSALYLLPLRVLLVVFVELMRRIPFLVTLFLTLFVLQALGTNLSFFSIALIAVCLIATAYLAEIFRAGFDSVPQAQIEAAQTLNFSHRQILFTVMLPQAWKVVLPPAFSFMVSFIKDTALASQLGVVELTFASKILITRGYSAFLIYGLILLVYFALSWPLSLLGAWLEQRTQRAFNPPAQAPVALASQPLLHRR; this is encoded by the coding sequence ATGCTGCCGCTATCGGTCCAACTCCAGCAACTGTTCAGTGGTTTTACCTTCACGTTCCTCCTCCAGGCGGCCTGCAGCACCCTGGCCCTGGCCGTGGCCGGTTGCAGCTGCGGCCTGGTCATGGGCCTGCTGGTGGCGTGCCTGCGCCGCAGCAGCGCGCTCTACCTGCTGCCGCTGCGGGTGTTGCTGGTGGTGTTCGTCGAATTGATGCGCCGCATCCCGTTCCTGGTGACCCTGTTCCTGACCCTGTTCGTGCTGCAGGCGCTGGGCACCAACCTGTCGTTCTTCAGCATTGCACTGATTGCCGTGTGCTTGATCGCCACCGCGTACCTGGCGGAAATTTTCCGCGCAGGGTTCGACTCGGTGCCCCAGGCGCAGATAGAAGCTGCGCAGACGCTGAACTTCAGCCACCGGCAGATTCTGTTCACCGTGATGCTGCCGCAAGCCTGGAAAGTGGTGCTGCCACCGGCCTTCAGTTTCATGGTGTCGTTCATCAAGGACACCGCCCTGGCCTCGCAACTGGGGGTAGTGGAGCTGACCTTCGCCAGCAAGATCCTGATCACCCGCGGCTACTCGGCGTTCCTGATCTACGGCCTGATACTGCTGGTGTATTTCGCTCTGTCGTGGCCGCTGAGTCTGCTGGGCGCCTGGCTGGAACAGCGTACCCAGCGCGCTTTCAACCCCCCGGCCCAGGCGCCCGTCGCCTTGGCCAGCCAACCGCTGCTGCACCGGAGGTAA